One Acinetobacter colistiniresistens DNA segment encodes these proteins:
- a CDS encoding DUF4062 domain-containing protein: protein MQDTRYQVFVSTSGNEMQPERAVLAQTLVGMGFLSWGLEQRTPLSTSIARRQIDDCDYVVILLGSQYGEQSVSGVGYMHLEYIYAMTKQKPVIVFMHEDPESRDAKLHDPKVELKEKFKEFRKQLQHEVDQVFCYRTLRDLELAVRSSMPQMLERYPVVGWVRPQNTQVLRDEIDALRAKVKQLETELGNREADPLTSVAKVSMHELYSFEYRMHAYQDGNFKEVKPHRKMTWAQLLNVLGSAFVIPTPEEFFSKKINEYLNETGLEDARKEMPRAHAVSRAQVNIRALHEIKLQMRQNEWIMPTGRDDRQRMLWQLTAKGQKLLESNVLDSNRVFQFKTMH, encoded by the coding sequence ATGCAAGATACTCGTTATCAAGTCTTTGTTTCTACCTCTGGTAATGAAATGCAACCAGAGCGAGCGGTTTTGGCACAAACTCTGGTGGGAATGGGGTTCCTATCTTGGGGCTTGGAACAGCGCACGCCGTTAAGTACTTCTATTGCACGACGCCAGATAGATGATTGTGATTATGTGGTGATTCTGTTGGGGAGTCAGTACGGTGAACAGTCGGTTTCAGGTGTGGGTTATATGCATCTGGAATATATTTATGCCATGACCAAACAGAAGCCTGTGATTGTGTTCATGCATGAAGATCCAGAATCACGGGATGCCAAGTTGCATGATCCCAAAGTTGAACTCAAAGAAAAATTCAAAGAGTTTAGAAAGCAGTTACAACATGAAGTGGATCAAGTCTTTTGTTATCGCACGTTAAGAGACTTGGAACTTGCTGTCCGTTCAAGCATGCCGCAGATGTTGGAGCGCTACCCTGTGGTGGGGTGGGTGCGTCCACAAAACACGCAAGTATTGCGTGATGAAATTGATGCCTTGCGTGCCAAAGTCAAACAACTGGAAACTGAGTTGGGCAATCGTGAAGCAGACCCGCTGACCAGTGTCGCCAAAGTTTCAATGCATGAGCTGTACTCCTTTGAATATCGTATGCATGCCTATCAGGATGGGAACTTCAAGGAAGTTAAACCACATCGTAAAATGACATGGGCGCAATTGCTTAATGTCTTGGGTTCAGCCTTTGTGATCCCGACACCTGAAGAATTCTTCTCAAAGAAAATAAATGAATATTTAAATGAGACGGGCTTGGAGGACGCACGTAAAGAAATGCCGAGAGCTCATGCAGTATCTCGTGCACAAGTCAATATTCGTGCTTTGCATGAGATCAAGTTGCAAATGCGTCAAAATGAATGGATTATGCCGACGGGACGAGATGATCGCCAACGTATGCTGTGGCAATTGACGGCGAAAGGGCAGAAGCTGTTGGAAAGTAATGTGCTGGATAGCAATCGGGTTTTTCAGTTTAAGACCATGCATTAA
- the murI gene encoding glutamate racemase, translated as MTAVQSLPLLLNPMPHASADAPIGVFDSGIGGLSVAQEIARHLPNERILYYADTAHVPYGARSDQEIRQLTAQAIEWLYRQGCKIAVVACNTASAFSLDYLREHYGERFPIVGLVPALKPAVIQTQSKVVAVLATPATFRGQLIKDVMANFAQPAGVQVLTVTNLELVPFVEAGQQMSAACLDVLQQILQPVVAQGADFLVLGCTHYPFLKDAIRQIFDEKLKLIDSGQAVARQTAYILIKNGLLCDKIRHNITRIECYVSGNNAVELESVLQHLISEQLTWKIQNLDDIGMENH; from the coding sequence ATGACCGCTGTCCAATCGTTGCCTCTTTTACTTAATCCAATGCCACATGCATCGGCTGATGCGCCCATTGGTGTTTTTGATTCAGGAATTGGTGGATTGTCGGTTGCACAAGAAATTGCCCGCCATTTACCCAATGAGCGCATTCTTTATTATGCCGATACAGCGCATGTGCCTTATGGGGCACGTTCAGATCAGGAAATTCGCCAACTGACGGCCCAAGCAATTGAATGGCTGTATCGTCAAGGCTGTAAAATTGCGGTGGTTGCTTGTAATACTGCGTCTGCATTCAGTCTGGACTATTTACGTGAACACTATGGCGAGCGTTTTCCGATTGTGGGTTTAGTCCCAGCCTTAAAACCTGCGGTGATTCAAACCCAATCGAAAGTTGTCGCGGTATTGGCGACGCCTGCAACCTTCCGTGGGCAACTGATTAAAGATGTGATGGCAAACTTTGCACAGCCTGCGGGGGTTCAAGTATTGACGGTGACCAATCTGGAATTGGTGCCTTTTGTTGAAGCTGGACAACAGATGAGTGCTGCTTGTTTGGACGTGTTGCAACAGATTTTACAGCCTGTGGTGGCGCAAGGTGCCGACTTTTTAGTATTGGGTTGTACTCATTATCCCTTCTTAAAAGATGCGATTCGTCAGATTTTTGATGAAAAATTAAAATTAATTGATTCTGGACAAGCAGTTGCGCGACAAACCGCGTATATTTTAATTAAAAATGGGTTATTATGTGACAAAATACGTCATAATATTACACGTATTGAATGTTATGTCAGTGGTAACAATGCTGTAGAGTTGGAATCAGTATTACAGCACCTTATCTCAGAACAATTAACATGGAAGATTCAAAATTTGGACGATATTGGGATGGAAAATCACTAA
- a CDS encoding DUF1285 domain-containing protein, with amino-acid sequence MINENDSPPSSFQNKGKIVFSDDKNLMDIAQYIKDVQQSHKRSIPPLEQWHTKHCGKMDLRVKANGEWWHEGQLVKRQALLDLFTKVLWKEDGKFYLKTPVEQIEIEVEDEPLLINQADQVEIEGKTYLQLTTSNQDVVIVDEAHPVFMREYQGELRPYVHVRFGINALIQRQSFYHLVNYGSLSENAQGEAVLTLKSGDLVLHLST; translated from the coding sequence ATGATAAATGAAAATGATTCTCCACCAAGCTCTTTTCAAAATAAGGGAAAAATCGTGTTTTCTGATGATAAAAACTTAATGGACATTGCACAATACATAAAAGATGTACAGCAAAGTCACAAAAGGTCAATTCCCCCTTTAGAGCAATGGCACACAAAGCATTGCGGCAAAATGGATTTACGCGTAAAAGCCAATGGCGAATGGTGGCACGAAGGTCAATTGGTCAAACGCCAAGCGCTTCTCGACCTGTTCACCAAGGTGCTCTGGAAAGAAGATGGCAAATTCTACCTCAAAACCCCGGTTGAACAGATTGAAATTGAGGTTGAAGATGAGCCTTTATTGATCAATCAGGCCGATCAGGTCGAGATTGAAGGCAAGACCTATTTGCAACTGACTACCAGCAATCAGGATGTGGTGATTGTCGATGAAGCGCATCCGGTTTTTATGCGCGAATATCAGGGTGAATTACGACCTTATGTGCACGTTCGATTTGGCATCAATGCCTTGATTCAACGTCAGAGTTTTTATCATCTCGTCAACTACGGCAGTTTGTCAGAAAATGCGCAAGGTGAAGCGGTTTTAACATTAAAAAGTGGTGATTTAGTCTTGCATTTAAGCACCTGA
- a CDS encoding electron transfer flavoprotein-ubiquinone oxidoreductase, producing the protein MEHIEREAMEFDVVIVGAGPAGLSAAIKIRQLAIENNLPDLSVCVVEKGSEVGAHILSGAVLEPRAMNELFPNWKEEGAPLNVPVTGDETYFLLSDTKAQKMPYWMVPKSMHNEGNYVISLGNVVRWLGQKAEELEVSIFPGFAAAEVLYHEDGTVKGIQTGDMGIGKNGEPTHNFTPGYELHAKYTLFAEGCRGHLGKRLIAKYNLDKDADPQHYGIGIKELWEIDPAKHKPGLVMHGAGWPLSETGSSGGWWLYHAENNQVTLGMIVDLSYENPHMYPFMEMQRWKTHPTIKQFLEGGKRISYGARAVVKGGFNALPKLTFPGGCLIGDDAGFLNFSKIKGSHTAMKSGMLCGEAVFEAIAAGVAKGGDLAIARVLEGEDHFDKELTAYTDKYNNSWLKEELYSSRNFGPAMHKFGQWIGGAFNFIDQNIFKVPFTLHDLKQDFAVLKTVDASTFKPNYPKPDGKLTFDRLSSVFVSNTVHEENQPAHLKLTDPSIPVNVNLPKWDEPAQRYCPAGVYEIMENDDGSKRFQINAANCVHCKTCDIKDPSQNITWVTPEGGGGPNYPNM; encoded by the coding sequence ATGGAACACATCGAACGTGAAGCGATGGAGTTTGACGTAGTGATCGTAGGCGCAGGCCCTGCGGGTTTATCTGCTGCGATTAAAATTCGTCAATTAGCGATTGAAAACAACCTGCCTGATCTTTCTGTTTGTGTTGTTGAAAAAGGCTCTGAAGTAGGTGCACATATTCTTTCTGGTGCTGTACTTGAACCACGTGCCATGAATGAATTATTTCCGAACTGGAAAGAAGAAGGCGCACCACTAAACGTACCTGTGACAGGTGACGAAACATATTTCTTATTGTCTGATACCAAAGCACAAAAAATGCCGTATTGGATGGTGCCAAAATCTATGCACAACGAAGGAAACTATGTAATTTCCTTAGGTAACGTTGTACGCTGGTTGGGCCAAAAAGCGGAAGAACTTGAAGTTTCAATCTTCCCAGGCTTTGCTGCTGCTGAAGTGCTTTATCATGAAGATGGCACAGTAAAAGGCATTCAAACAGGTGATATGGGCATTGGCAAAAATGGTGAGCCAACGCATAACTTCACGCCTGGTTATGAACTACATGCCAAGTACACTTTATTTGCTGAAGGCTGCCGTGGTCATCTCGGTAAACGTCTGATTGCAAAATATAATCTTGATAAAGATGCTGATCCACAGCACTACGGTATCGGGATTAAAGAACTTTGGGAAATCGATCCTGCAAAACATAAGCCAGGCTTGGTAATGCACGGCGCAGGTTGGCCTTTGTCTGAAACTGGTTCTTCTGGTGGCTGGTGGTTATATCATGCTGAAAACAACCAAGTGACTTTGGGTATGATCGTGGATTTATCCTATGAAAATCCACACATGTATCCATTCATGGAAATGCAACGTTGGAAAACACATCCAACCATCAAGCAATTCCTTGAAGGCGGCAAACGTATTTCTTACGGCGCACGTGCTGTGGTGAAAGGCGGCTTCAATGCATTGCCTAAACTCACCTTCCCGGGCGGTTGCTTGATTGGTGATGATGCTGGTTTCTTGAACTTCTCAAAAATCAAAGGCTCACACACGGCAATGAAATCAGGCATGTTATGTGGTGAGGCAGTATTCGAAGCAATTGCGGCGGGCGTGGCCAAAGGTGGTGATCTTGCGATTGCACGTGTGCTTGAAGGCGAAGACCACTTTGACAAAGAACTGACCGCTTATACTGATAAATATAACAACTCTTGGTTAAAAGAAGAGTTATATAGCTCGCGTAACTTTGGCCCAGCGATGCATAAATTTGGTCAATGGATTGGTGGTGCGTTTAACTTTATCGATCAAAACATCTTTAAAGTGCCATTCACTTTGCACGATCTTAAACAAGACTTTGCCGTGCTTAAAACCGTGGATGCTTCTACGTTTAAGCCAAACTACCCAAAACCAGATGGCAAGTTGACTTTTGATCGTTTATCTTCTGTATTCGTATCTAATACCGTACATGAAGAAAACCAACCTGCTCATTTGAAGTTAACTGATCCTTCAATTCCAGTGAACGTGAACTTACCGAAATGGGATGAGCCAGCTCAACGCTACTGCCCGGCAGGGGTTTACGAAATCATGGAAAATGATGACGGTTCTAAACGCTTCCAGATCAACGCAGCCAACTGTGTTCACTGTAAGACCTGTGATATTAAAGATCCATCACAGAACATTACTTGGGTAACACCTGAAGGTGGTGGTGGTCCGAACTATCCGAATATGTAA
- a CDS encoding IS256 family transposase translates to MDCSDRRCQILAVSHDRAKNRGVQDILVACVDGLKGFPDAIASVYPHTDIQLCIVHVVRNSLRFVSWKDYKAVTSGLKAIYQASTEENALKSLDIFCDQWNHQYPKIGESWRANWENIRTIFSYPAEIRHAIYTTNAIESLNSVIRHSTKKRKIFSSDDSVKKVIYLATSNAAKKWTMPIQNWRLAMNWFTIQFDDRLKDHL, encoded by the coding sequence GTGGATTGCTCAGACAGAAGGTGCCAAATTCTGGCTGTCAGTCATGACAGAGCTAAAAATCGAGGAGTACAGGATATTCTTGTTGCCTGTGTAGATGGATTAAAAGGCTTTCCTGACGCGATAGCCTCCGTTTACCCTCATACTGATATTCAACTGTGTATCGTGCATGTTGTACGCAATAGCCTGAGATTTGTAAGCTGGAAAGACTACAAGGCTGTTACCTCGGGTCTGAAAGCGATTTATCAGGCAAGTACAGAGGAAAATGCTTTAAAGTCCCTAGACATCTTCTGTGATCAATGGAATCACCAGTATCCCAAAATTGGAGAATCCTGGCGGGCCAATTGGGAAAATATCCGAACGATCTTTAGCTATCCAGCCGAAATACGTCATGCAATTTATACAACAAATGCGATTGAGTCGTTGAATAGCGTAATACGCCATTCAACGAAGAAGAGGAAAATCTTTTCATCTGATGACTCAGTAAAGAAGGTCATTTACTTAGCAACATCAAATGCTGCGAAGAAATGGACGATGCCAATTCAAAATTGGCGTTTAGCAATGAATTGGTTTACGATTCAGTTCGATGATCGATTAAAAGATCATTTATAA
- the tusA gene encoding sulfurtransferase TusA: protein MSDQPKLPAVQINTRGLRCPEPVMMLHQAIRKAKSGDIVEVLATDPSTSWDIPKFCMHLGHELVLKEESLDENSNTEYRYLVQKG, encoded by the coding sequence ATGTCTGACCAACCAAAACTTCCTGCTGTTCAAATCAATACGCGAGGTTTACGTTGCCCCGAACCTGTGATGATGTTGCATCAAGCCATTCGCAAAGCCAAGTCGGGTGATATTGTTGAGGTATTGGCTACAGACCCGTCTACATCATGGGATATTCCAAAGTTTTGTATGCATCTTGGGCATGAGTTGGTATTAAAAGAAGAAAGTCTGGATGAAAACAGCAATACGGAATATCGTTATCTTGTGCAGAAAGGTTAG
- a CDS encoding HlyC/CorC family transporter, with amino-acid sequence MVEESSPSWGMRGLRKWLGTAPETRDELLKLVQDSRRFLEPDTVAMLEGVLDLPATKIREVMTPRTAIISLQEDDQLLDILDVLIDSAHSRFPVFSADQSDNVVGILLAKDLLPFLTERNVKVDIRSLMRQPVFVPESARSDQVLRMLKNTQTHIAIVIDEYGSTAGLVTLEDILEEIVGEIEDEHDIADEEALYIVPDNDPTTANTWIVQALTPIEHFNTILDADFSDDEVETMGGLLLQEIGLVSDLQGQTIELGDWQFTIIEADARTIHLIRAVRQ; translated from the coding sequence ATGGTCGAGGAATCCAGTCCGTCGTGGGGTATGCGTGGCTTAAGAAAATGGTTAGGTACCGCACCAGAAACCCGTGATGAATTACTCAAGTTAGTTCAAGACTCACGTCGCTTTTTAGAGCCAGATACTGTTGCTATGCTTGAGGGTGTTCTCGATCTGCCAGCAACCAAGATTCGAGAAGTCATGACACCGCGTACAGCAATCATCAGCTTGCAGGAAGACGATCAATTACTCGATATTCTGGATGTACTGATTGATTCTGCACATTCACGCTTCCCTGTATTTTCAGCAGATCAAAGCGATAATGTCGTGGGTATCTTATTAGCGAAAGATCTTTTGCCATTTTTAACCGAGCGTAATGTCAAAGTCGATATTCGTTCATTGATGCGTCAGCCTGTTTTCGTGCCGGAAAGTGCACGTTCAGACCAAGTGCTACGCATGTTAAAAAATACCCAAACCCATATTGCGATTGTGATTGATGAATATGGTTCAACCGCGGGTTTGGTCACGTTGGAAGATATTCTCGAAGAGATTGTGGGTGAAATTGAAGATGAGCACGATATTGCCGATGAAGAAGCACTCTATATCGTACCAGACAATGACCCAACCACAGCCAATACCTGGATTGTGCAGGCACTTACACCAATCGAACACTTCAACACTATTTTAGATGCAGATTTTTCTGACGATGAAGTTGAAACTATGGGCGGCTTACTGCTGCAAGAGATTGGTTTAGTGAGCGATTTACAAGGTCAAACCATTGAGCTTGGAGATTGGCAATTTACCATTATTGAAGCAGATGCACGCACCATTCATCTGATTCGAGCTGTCCGTCAATGA
- the lnt gene encoding apolipoprotein N-acyltransferase, with protein MRTYFEKLLNSSQTQTQLPFIFPLLIALISGAIFSLALAPYYFWWLAILSPALLYAVLRQRSPRQAFALGWAYGFGLWFVGAFWLYTSIHTYGDTNAFLSVLMIVIMAAAMGLFTAFQTWLYRRFFPETPLTFAPLWVLFEWAKTWVFTGFPWLFAGYAFTERLLDGYAPLFGVYAVSFVVIVLACALVEILNRRWFWAIPSALLIIGAWGAGFIQFVQPKAAKPLSVSLIQGNIPQDLKWLTEYQIKTLEIYATLTRAEWGRDLIVWPESSIPMFQSDIPEFLDGMAAQAKKTDTAWVTGIPYWDMAKSQQVGEPLYYNSIMASGSDSYGLYKKQRLVPFGEYIPLSGALKWVLPALQNDVSMSGFSRGESDQKPLIVKGHALAAAICYEVAYPNLTRRNASHSDFLITVSNDAWFTGTAGPWQHLQMVQMRAKENGRWFIRATNTGVTAFIDQNGHIVKHAPIDQEAVLRGELPAMQGQTLYNRLSDYPILLFSLLLLIVGWIYRPRKVNITFKSRR; from the coding sequence ATGAGAACCTATTTTGAGAAGCTGTTAAATTCATCTCAGACACAAACGCAGCTTCCTTTTATTTTTCCACTATTGATTGCACTCATTTCGGGTGCAATCTTTAGTTTAGCTCTGGCCCCTTATTATTTTTGGTGGCTTGCGATTTTATCGCCTGCATTACTGTATGCAGTATTGCGTCAACGTAGTCCACGCCAAGCTTTTGCACTAGGTTGGGCTTACGGTTTTGGTCTATGGTTTGTCGGCGCATTTTGGCTCTATACCTCGATCCATACCTATGGTGACACCAATGCCTTTTTAAGTGTGTTGATGATTGTCATTATGGCCGCCGCTATGGGCTTATTTACTGCCTTTCAAACGTGGTTGTATCGTCGCTTTTTCCCTGAAACACCACTGACCTTTGCCCCACTCTGGGTATTATTCGAATGGGCGAAAACCTGGGTCTTCACTGGTTTCCCGTGGTTGTTTGCAGGTTATGCTTTCACCGAACGTTTACTCGATGGTTATGCACCCCTCTTTGGTGTCTATGCCGTTTCATTCGTCGTGATCGTATTGGCCTGTGCTTTGGTCGAAATCCTCAATCGCCGCTGGTTTTGGGCCATTCCTTCGGCACTGCTGATTATAGGTGCTTGGGGAGCTGGATTTATTCAATTTGTGCAACCTAAAGCAGCCAAGCCGCTGAGTGTGTCTTTGATTCAAGGCAATATTCCGCAAGACCTGAAATGGTTGACCGAATACCAGATTAAAACCTTAGAAATCTACGCGACCCTCACCCGTGCTGAATGGGGCCGTGATCTGATTGTCTGGCCAGAATCATCGATTCCGATGTTCCAGAGTGATATTCCTGAGTTCCTGGATGGCATGGCGGCACAAGCCAAAAAAACCGATACTGCTTGGGTAACAGGTATTCCTTATTGGGATATGGCCAAATCACAGCAAGTCGGTGAACCGCTGTATTACAACAGTATTATGGCCTCAGGGAGTGACTCTTATGGCTTATATAAGAAACAACGTTTAGTTCCTTTTGGTGAGTATATTCCATTGTCTGGTGCGCTGAAATGGGTACTGCCAGCTCTGCAAAATGATGTTAGCATGAGCGGGTTCTCACGTGGTGAATCCGATCAAAAACCTTTAATAGTAAAAGGCCATGCTCTTGCAGCGGCGATTTGTTATGAAGTGGCTTATCCCAACCTGACCCGTCGTAATGCATCTCACAGTGACTTTTTAATTACTGTTTCCAATGATGCTTGGTTTACGGGAACTGCAGGCCCTTGGCAACATCTGCAAATGGTACAAATGCGTGCCAAAGAAAATGGGCGTTGGTTTATTCGCGCCACCAATACAGGTGTAACTGCGTTTATTGACCAGAATGGTCATATCGTAAAACACGCTCCTATCGATCAAGAAGCAGTTCTCCGTGGCGAGTTACCGGCCATGCAAGGGCAAACATTGTATAATCGTTTAAGCGATTACCCAATCTTGCTTTTCTCTCTGCTGTTATTGATTGTTGGCTGGATCTATCGTCCACGTAAAGTCAATATTACTTTTAAATCACGTCGATAA
- a CDS encoding tRNA-binding protein — MQQIEWNDFSKVELRVGRIIQAEVFKQARKPAYILQVDFGEDLGIRKSSAQITKLYQPDDLIGKLVVAVVNFPKKQIGPIQSECLVTGFHNAEGDVALCVPEFDVPLGTKLL, encoded by the coding sequence ATGCAACAGATCGAATGGAATGATTTTAGCAAAGTTGAACTACGGGTTGGACGGATCATTCAAGCGGAGGTCTTTAAACAAGCCCGAAAACCTGCTTATATTCTACAAGTGGATTTTGGTGAGGACTTGGGGATTCGAAAATCCAGTGCGCAAATTACCAAGTTGTATCAGCCTGATGATTTAATCGGAAAGCTGGTGGTCGCCGTAGTAAATTTTCCAAAAAAACAAATTGGGCCAATTCAGTCAGAATGTCTGGTCACAGGTTTTCATAATGCGGAAGGGGATGTTGCACTTTGTGTCCCAGAGTTTGATGTTCCTCTGGGTACAAAGTTGCTGTAA
- the gspG gene encoding type II secretion system major pseudopilin GspG gives MRDMREMNMNNSMDKQNVGHSLNTCTQSIASSLAARSSVARMNRASGFTLIEVMVVIVILGVLAALIVPNVMGRGEKAKVDTTQITLKGVAGALDQYKLDNGRYPSMQDGGLDALVHQPASAKNWLPGGYVKGGYPKDSWDNDLQYVIPGREGRPYDLYSFGADGKEGGEGNDADIYYQP, from the coding sequence ATGCGTGACATGAGAGAGATGAATATGAATAATTCAATGGATAAACAAAATGTTGGACATAGCTTGAATACTTGCACTCAAAGCATAGCTTCTTCTCTTGCGGCACGTTCGAGCGTTGCTCGAATGAATCGTGCCTCAGGATTTACCCTTATTGAAGTGATGGTTGTTATTGTCATTTTAGGTGTTTTGGCTGCACTGATTGTTCCGAATGTGATGGGCCGTGGTGAAAAAGCCAAAGTCGATACCACGCAAATTACCTTAAAAGGTGTTGCGGGTGCTTTGGATCAGTATAAGCTAGACAATGGTCGTTATCCATCAATGCAAGATGGCGGGTTGGATGCGTTGGTCCATCAACCTGCTTCTGCAAAAAATTGGTTGCCAGGGGGGTATGTTAAAGGGGGTTATCCAAAGGACAGTTGGGACAATGATTTACAGTACGTCATTCCTGGTCGTGAAGGTCGTCCATATGATTTATATTCGTTTGGTGCAGATGGTAAAGAAGGTGGCGAAGGTAACGATGCCGATATTTACTATCAACCATAA
- the gspF gene encoding type II secretion system inner membrane protein GspF, which translates to MPAYQFTAIDASGKQHKGVLEGDSARQIRQQLRDKAWTPIAVDAVEQKDKQQQRSWFKKSFSAYDLALMTRQLSVLVAAGIPLEEALRAVSKQSEKSHVQNLLIAVRSKVLEGHSLAKSMQQSGRFPELYIATVAAGERSGHLDLILDQLSDYTENRFAMQKKVQGAMIYPIVLMLMSFGIVMGLMTYVVPEIVKTFEQSKEALPWITVALMKASAFIRHTWIGMLILAFVAVILFTRFLRTTAGHYAFDRLTLRLPLFGKLSRGINAARFASTLSILTRSGVPLVEALRIGAEVSNNWVIRDAIEVAMERVTEGGNLATQLERCGYFPPMMVQMIRSGEASGELDRMLDRASTMQDREVTTFISTLLALLEPLMLIFMAAIVLVIVIAVMLPIINMNNMI; encoded by the coding sequence ATGCCTGCTTATCAATTTACAGCTATTGATGCTTCTGGAAAGCAACATAAAGGTGTGCTGGAAGGGGATTCCGCACGCCAAATTCGCCAACAGTTACGCGACAAAGCATGGACACCGATTGCGGTCGATGCTGTTGAGCAAAAAGACAAACAACAACAGCGTTCATGGTTTAAAAAAAGCTTCAGTGCCTATGATCTGGCCTTGATGACCCGTCAACTTTCCGTATTGGTGGCGGCAGGGATTCCACTCGAAGAAGCATTGCGTGCGGTCAGTAAACAAAGTGAAAAATCACATGTTCAAAACTTGTTGATTGCCGTGCGTTCCAAGGTTTTAGAAGGACATTCATTGGCAAAAAGTATGCAGCAATCAGGCCGTTTTCCTGAGTTGTATATTGCAACAGTCGCTGCAGGGGAGCGCTCAGGCCATCTGGATCTGATTCTGGATCAGTTATCTGACTATACTGAAAACCGCTTTGCCATGCAGAAGAAAGTTCAAGGCGCGATGATCTATCCGATTGTCCTGATGCTGATGTCTTTCGGAATTGTGATGGGTTTGATGACCTATGTGGTACCAGAAATCGTCAAAACCTTTGAGCAAAGCAAAGAAGCATTGCCCTGGATTACGGTTGCGTTGATGAAAGCCAGTGCCTTTATCCGGCATACCTGGATTGGCATGCTTATTCTTGCCTTTGTTGCCGTCATTTTATTTACCCGTTTCCTCCGAACCACTGCAGGGCATTATGCATTTGACCGATTAACGCTCAGATTGCCACTATTTGGTAAACTTTCGCGTGGTATAAATGCGGCACGTTTTGCCAGTACCTTATCGATTCTGACTCGTTCTGGCGTGCCTTTGGTTGAAGCTCTGCGGATTGGGGCGGAAGTCAGTAATAACTGGGTGATTCGTGATGCCATCGAAGTGGCAATGGAGCGTGTAACAGAAGGTGGTAATTTGGCAACACAATTGGAGCGTTGCGGTTATTTCCCTCCAATGATGGTACAAATGATTCGAAGTGGTGAAGCATCAGGTGAGCTGGATCGCATGCTCGATCGCGCATCCACCATGCAGGACCGTGAAGTGACCACCTTTATTTCAACTTTGCTGGCTTTACTTGAACCCTTGATGCTGATTTTTATGGCAGCAATTGTATTGGTGATTGTGATTGCGGTAATGTTGCCAATTATTAATATGAACAATATGATTTGA